Proteins found in one Gemmatimonadota bacterium genomic segment:
- a CDS encoding low molecular weight protein arginine phosphatase, which produces MSDSTADVPEAPHPEPYRLLFVCTGNTCRSPMAEVIAREQVRRRGWPHVEVGSAGTFASRGGPAAEEARRVAAEHGLDLEDHRSRPLSAEDVTRADVILGMTASHVEMAAGLGAGERVALLAELGGGVAESVPDPIGQGIDAYRATWRVLERWIDGVLTRLEPVVAP; this is translated from the coding sequence ATGTCCGACTCGACGGCTGACGTCCCCGAGGCTCCCCACCCGGAGCCCTACCGGCTCCTGTTCGTGTGTACGGGCAACACGTGTCGCAGCCCGATGGCGGAGGTCATCGCCCGGGAGCAGGTGCGGCGGCGGGGCTGGCCGCACGTGGAGGTGGGGTCGGCTGGGACATTCGCAAGCCGCGGAGGCCCGGCCGCCGAGGAGGCCCGTCGCGTGGCGGCGGAGCACGGGTTGGACCTGGAGGACCACCGCAGTCGGCCGCTGTCCGCGGAGGACGTGACGCGCGCGGACGTCATCCTGGGGATGACCGCCAGCCACGTGGAGATGGCGGCCGGGCTCGGGGCGGGGGAGCGGGTGGCGCTCCTCGCGGAGCTGGGAGGGGGCGTGGCCGAATCGGTCCCCGATCCGATCGGGCAGGGCATCGACGCCTACCGGGCCACGTGGCGGGTGCTCGAGCGCTGGATCGACGGCGTGCTGACCCGTCTGGAGCCGGTGGTGGCCCCATGA
- the aroE gene encoding shikimate dehydrogenase yields the protein MSVTSATRIFALLGDPVAHSRSPLMQNAALAAADKDGVYVALRCDEASFPHMLRGIALAGGGGNVTLPHKERAARVVDEGTEDVRRTGACNTFWLEDGRICGDNTDVEGFRRALDLSFPGSRVGWRVLLLGAGGAARAVLVALLDEGVEHVALLNRTVERARSVSRRIGGERVRVVESVESLARERFDLVVNSTSLGLGASDARPLDLRQVGEVGAVFDLLYGRDTALLRDARAAGLPSADGSAMLLHQGAVAFERWWGEPAPVEAMERALGLPAPA from the coding sequence ATGAGCGTGACATCGGCCACACGGATCTTCGCCCTGCTGGGCGATCCGGTCGCTCATTCGCGTTCGCCGCTGATGCAGAACGCGGCCCTGGCGGCCGCCGACAAGGATGGGGTCTACGTGGCGCTGCGCTGCGACGAGGCCTCCTTCCCGCACATGCTCCGGGGGATCGCGCTGGCCGGCGGCGGCGGGAACGTGACGCTGCCGCACAAGGAGCGCGCCGCACGCGTGGTCGACGAAGGCACCGAGGATGTCCGCCGCACCGGGGCCTGCAACACCTTCTGGCTGGAGGACGGGCGGATCTGCGGAGACAACACCGACGTGGAGGGCTTCCGCCGCGCCCTGGACCTCTCGTTCCCCGGATCGCGCGTCGGCTGGCGGGTGCTGCTCCTGGGCGCCGGCGGCGCCGCGCGCGCCGTCCTGGTGGCCCTGTTGGACGAAGGCGTGGAGCACGTGGCCCTCCTCAACCGCACCGTGGAGCGCGCGCGCTCGGTGTCGCGGCGCATCGGCGGCGAGCGCGTGCGGGTCGTCGAATCGGTGGAGTCCCTGGCCCGCGAGCGCTTCGACCTGGTCGTCAACTCCACCTCCCTCGGGCTGGGCGCGAGCGATGCCCGGCCCCTGGACCTGCGCCAGGTCGGGGAGGTGGGCGCGGTCTTCGACCTCCTCTACGGACGCGATACCGCGCTGCTCCGGGACGCTCGTGCGGCGGGACTGCCGAGCGCGGACGGGAGCGCCATGTTGCTCCACCAGGGTGCGGTGGCGTTCGAGCGCTGGTGGGGGGAGCCGGCTCCCGTGGAGGCCATGGAGCGCGCGCTGGGGCTTCCGGCACCGGCATGA
- a CDS encoding double zinc ribbon domain-containing protein yields MRPGGWARLLDRVLPPACPGCLGPLAVPSDPLCARCRLRLAPLPWPRCDRCGVPRGTGAEGLPCRECAGWPASLAWARSAVAFDGPAVRLVHGLKYQGWWRVADLMAAHMAPLLAGVRGVLVPVPTTPGRARIRGYNQAELIARKLSLEAGLDVFDVLERAPARRSQVALPRLERMANVVQAFRVRSAARSGLRGAELILVDDVLTTGATAAAVAGALSRAGLARLAIVTFARTLPPGARATPP; encoded by the coding sequence ATGAGGCCCGGCGGGTGGGCCCGGCTTCTGGACCGGGTGCTCCCGCCCGCCTGCCCGGGTTGCCTCGGCCCCCTCGCCGTCCCATCCGACCCGCTCTGCGCCCGCTGCAGGCTCCGGTTGGCCCCGCTCCCGTGGCCCCGCTGCGACCGGTGCGGGGTGCCCCGGGGCACGGGTGCGGAGGGGCTGCCCTGTCGGGAGTGCGCCGGCTGGCCCGCGTCGCTGGCGTGGGCCCGGAGCGCGGTCGCCTTCGACGGTCCCGCCGTGCGGCTGGTGCACGGCCTCAAGTACCAGGGCTGGTGGCGGGTGGCCGACCTCATGGCCGCGCACATGGCACCGTTGTTGGCGGGGGTGCGCGGCGTGCTGGTCCCGGTGCCGACCACGCCCGGCCGCGCCCGGATCCGGGGCTACAACCAGGCTGAGCTGATCGCACGTAAGCTGTCCCTGGAGGCGGGGTTGGACGTCTTCGACGTGCTGGAGCGGGCCCCCGCCCGACGCTCCCAGGTCGCCTTGCCTCGCCTGGAGCGCATGGCTAACGTGGTGCAGGCCTTTCGGGTGCGGTCCGCGGCGCGGAGCGGGCTCCGGGGGGCCGAACTCATTTTGGTGGACGACGTCCTCACCACGGGAGCGACCGCCGCCGCCGTCGCGGGCGCGCTCTCCCGGGCCGGCCTCGCCCGCCTCGCGATCGTCACGTTCGCACGGACCCTTCCTCCGGGAGCCCGGGCGACGCCTCCATAG
- the gap gene encoding type I glyceraldehyde-3-phosphate dehydrogenase, with protein MAIRVAINGFGRIGRNVLRAAKESGRTDLDFVAVNDLTDNATLAHLLKYDSVHGAYPGTVELSDDGLVVDGDALKVLSEKDPARLPWKDLGIDIVIESTGRFTDRDKAAAHLEGGARKVIISAPAKKEDITVVMGVNHEAYDPDSHHVISNASCTTNCLAPVVKVLLDRFGFENGFMTTVHSYTNDQQILDAPHKDLRRARAAAMSIIPTTTGAAKATGLVLPTVKGRIDGIAMRVPTPDVSVVDLVATVGKATSTEEVNQAFREAAEGDLQGILAYSDEPLVSIDYTGHPASSIVDGLSTNVSGTLVKVMSWYDNEWGYSQRVVDLTAYVGERLGVNV; from the coding sequence ATGGCCATTCGCGTCGCCATCAACGGCTTCGGCCGCATCGGCCGCAACGTCCTGCGCGCGGCCAAGGAATCCGGCCGCACGGACCTCGACTTCGTGGCCGTCAACGACCTGACGGACAACGCCACGCTGGCGCACCTGCTCAAGTACGATTCGGTCCACGGGGCCTACCCGGGTACGGTGGAGCTCTCCGACGACGGGCTCGTCGTGGACGGCGACGCGCTCAAGGTGCTCTCCGAGAAGGACCCGGCCCGGCTTCCCTGGAAGGATCTGGGGATCGACATCGTCATCGAGTCGACGGGTCGCTTCACCGACCGGGACAAGGCCGCCGCGCACCTCGAGGGCGGGGCGCGCAAGGTGATCATCTCCGCGCCGGCCAAGAAGGAGGACATCACCGTGGTCATGGGCGTCAACCACGAGGCCTACGATCCCGACAGCCACCACGTGATCTCCAACGCCAGCTGCACCACCAACTGTCTCGCGCCGGTGGTCAAGGTCCTGCTGGACCGGTTCGGTTTCGAGAACGGCTTCATGACCACGGTCCACTCCTACACGAACGACCAGCAGATCCTCGACGCGCCCCACAAGGACCTGCGGCGCGCGCGCGCGGCCGCCATGTCCATCATCCCCACCACCACGGGCGCGGCCAAGGCGACCGGCCTGGTGCTCCCCACCGTGAAGGGACGGATCGACGGCATCGCCATGCGGGTCCCCACACCGGACGTGTCCGTGGTGGACCTGGTGGCCACGGTCGGAAAGGCCACCAGCACCGAAGAGGTCAACCAGGCCTTCCGCGAGGCCGCCGAAGGCGACCTGCAGGGCATCCTGGCCTACTCGGACGAGCCGCTGGTGTCCATCGACTACACCGGCCACCCCGCCAGCTCGATCGTGGACGGGCTGTCCACGAACGTGTCCGGGACCCTCGTCAAGGTCATGTCCTGGTACGACAACGAGTGGGGCTACTCGCAGCGCGTGGTCGATCTGACCGCCTACGTGGGCGAGCGCCTGGGCGTGAACGTCTGA
- a CDS encoding sigma-70 family RNA polymerase sigma factor, producing MRDSKLSRARTDAQAAPGSALPADFVVWYDEHRPTVFRYVRFRLATREAAEDVTSEVFLKALRSFGRYDPAKASPRTWLLRIARNAVTDHLRALRRRGSLHVSLDKVPDLVSGDDSPEVRLVREERVQRILNASKRLRRSDQEILSLRYGTGLSNQEIAETMDVSQNAVAVRIHRALKRLKDTLDLDAVERS from the coding sequence ATGCGAGACTCCAAGCTCTCGAGGGCGCGCACCGACGCGCAGGCGGCGCCGGGCAGCGCGCTTCCGGCCGACTTCGTCGTCTGGTACGATGAGCACCGGCCCACGGTCTTCCGGTACGTGCGGTTCCGCCTTGCCACCCGCGAGGCGGCGGAGGACGTGACCTCGGAGGTCTTCCTGAAAGCGCTGCGGTCCTTCGGGCGCTACGATCCCGCCAAGGCCTCGCCGCGTACCTGGCTGCTACGGATCGCCCGCAACGCGGTCACCGACCACCTGCGGGCGCTGCGGCGGCGTGGCTCGCTGCACGTCTCGCTGGACAAGGTGCCGGACCTCGTGTCGGGCGACGACTCGCCCGAGGTACGGTTGGTGCGGGAAGAGCGCGTGCAGCGCATCCTGAACGCCAGCAAGCGCCTTCGGCGCTCGGACCAGGAGATCCTCTCGCTCCGCTACGGGACCGGCCTCTCCAACCAGGAGATCGCCGAGACCATGGACGTGAGCCAGAACGCCGTGGCCGTCCGGATCCACCGGGCGCTCAAGCGGCTGAAGGACACGCTCGACCTCGATGCGGTCGAGCGGAGTTGA
- a CDS encoding TonB family protein — MPADLLELHRELETIDIHERPSFGPELRAELEDAARRGWTRPRPRTRVPMLMAASIVLLCGLIAAPSARASIVELLGAVQTRLGGAPEVAPRPVPVSLEPPGSTDLEQDPVFIPLAAAQPEAEPVETPAPWSGTLADLAPYDAYPSLLDRDGVDDLVRWFYPDRLERQGVGGVVRLILWVEADGSVADRQVARTSGNAALDAAALRAAEHFRFTPARRRGQPVGTWVEFDVNVQAAPGSRTLSGIESVQPGRIP, encoded by the coding sequence ATGCCTGCCGACCTGCTCGAGCTCCATCGGGAGCTGGAGACGATCGACATCCACGAGCGGCCCTCGTTCGGACCGGAGCTCCGGGCCGAGCTGGAGGACGCCGCCCGGCGCGGCTGGACCCGCCCCCGCCCGCGGACGCGGGTGCCCATGCTGATGGCCGCCTCGATCGTGCTGCTGTGCGGCCTGATCGCCGCGCCGTCGGCGCGGGCGTCGATCGTCGAGCTGCTCGGCGCCGTGCAGACCCGGCTTGGAGGCGCCCCGGAGGTCGCTCCGCGGCCCGTGCCGGTGTCCCTCGAGCCACCCGGCAGCACCGACCTGGAGCAGGACCCGGTCTTCATCCCCCTGGCCGCGGCCCAACCGGAGGCCGAGCCCGTGGAGACGCCGGCACCGTGGTCGGGCACGCTCGCCGACCTGGCGCCGTACGACGCGTATCCATCCCTGCTCGATCGAGACGGCGTCGACGACCTGGTGCGCTGGTTCTATCCCGACCGCCTGGAGCGGCAAGGGGTGGGAGGGGTGGTGCGCCTGATCCTGTGGGTCGAGGCCGACGGCAGCGTGGCCGACCGCCAGGTGGCGCGCACCTCCGGCAACGCCGCGCTGGATGCGGCCGCGCTGCGCGCCGCGGAGCACTTCCGGTTCACGCCGGCGCGCCGACGCGGACAGCCCGTGGGCACGTGGGTCGAGTTCGACGTGAACGTGCAGGCCGCCCCGGGGAGCCGCACGCTCTCGGGGATCGAATCCGTGCAGCCGGGGCGGATCCCCTAG
- a CDS encoding YebC/PmpR family DNA-binding transcriptional regulator, giving the protein MGRIFETRKATMFRRWDRMAKQFARIGKDIAIAVKAGGPVPENNPALRRVIQNARAVNMPKDKVEAAIKRASGQGAEVYEEILYEGYAPHGVAMLVETATDNPTRTVANLRSLINHWGGSLGTTGSVAFAFKRMGVFRLDPEGIDAEALELDLIDHGLEEMGEGSGEKGEPHLVIRCAFADFGQMQRAFEERGIAPLSAESEYIPLNPTELPEDQANEALELLDRIEQDDDVQRVFHNLA; this is encoded by the coding sequence ATGGGACGTATCTTCGAGACCCGGAAGGCGACGATGTTCCGCCGCTGGGACCGTATGGCGAAGCAGTTCGCCCGCATCGGCAAGGACATCGCGATCGCAGTGAAGGCGGGCGGGCCGGTGCCCGAGAACAACCCGGCCCTCCGGCGCGTCATCCAGAACGCGCGCGCCGTGAACATGCCCAAGGACAAGGTGGAGGCCGCGATCAAGCGTGCCTCCGGACAGGGCGCGGAGGTCTACGAGGAGATCCTCTACGAGGGGTACGCGCCGCACGGTGTGGCCATGCTCGTCGAGACCGCCACGGACAACCCGACCCGCACCGTGGCCAACCTGCGCTCGCTCATCAACCACTGGGGCGGAAGCCTCGGCACGACGGGAAGCGTCGCGTTCGCGTTCAAACGCATGGGGGTCTTCCGTCTCGATCCGGAGGGCATCGACGCCGAGGCCCTGGAGCTGGACCTCATCGATCACGGGCTGGAGGAGATGGGGGAGGGCTCCGGCGAGAAGGGCGAGCCCCACCTCGTCATCCGCTGTGCGTTCGCGGACTTCGGGCAGATGCAGCGCGCCTTCGAGGAGCGGGGAATCGCGCCGCTGTCGGCCGAGAGCGAGTACATCCCGCTGAACCCCACGGAGCTTCCGGAGGACCAGGCCAACGAGGCGCTCGAGCTGCTCGACCGGATCGAGCAGGACGACGACGTCCAGCGGGTCTTCCACAACCTGGCGTAG